One genomic window of Cellulophaga sp. Hel_I_12 includes the following:
- a CDS encoding single-stranded DNA-binding protein, with protein MNALRNSVQLIGNLGNDPEIVNLEGGAKLAKFSIATSDSYKNAQGEKVEDTQWHNIVAWGKTAEIVENYLTKGKQVAIEGKLVHRSYETKEGEKRYITEIKCNELMMLGK; from the coding sequence ATGAACGCACTTAGAAATTCAGTACAGTTGATTGGAAACTTGGGTAACGACCCAGAAATTGTAAACTTGGAAGGTGGCGCAAAATTGGCCAAATTCTCTATCGCTACCAGTGATAGTTACAAAAACGCACAAGGTGAAAAAGTAGAAGACACCCAGTGGCATAATATTGTGGCCTGGGGAAAAACCGCCGAAATTGTAGAAAACTATTTAACCAAAGGAAAGCAAGTAGCCATCGAAGGTAAATTGGTACACCGCTCTTATGAAACCAAAGAAGGGGAGAAGCGCTACATCACCGAAATAAAATGCAACGAGCTCATGATGCTTGGGAAATAA
- a CDS encoding TonB-dependent receptor domain-containing protein, whose translation MRIYTLLLLLICSATAISQNCNNTLSGKVIDLHDGTILVGATLIVAGTEQMVITDLEGNFTIPNLCNLSYNIQISHPYCLTKVLNIKIDGDTSKTIYLEHHIEELNEIIVKGLSITKKLNTIIEKNISQEDLERYSSGSLGDAINSLSGVSSLNTGNTVVKPMINGLHSSRVIVINNGVQMEDQEWGSEHAPNLDINAIGSISVIKGAGALQYSGDAIGGVIVAEAAKVPVKDSLFGKTLMTVATNGRGGSLSSQLTKSYENGWYGTAQATLKRFGDFETPDYVLSNTGIYETNASFRVGFNQFKYGFEALYSVFKNDIGILRASHLGGAEDQFRAINSDRPLIINDFTYDLNEPRQEVTHHLARLKAFKRFNGLGKLSLQYDFQQNNRLEFDVRRGDNSGEASLDLALSTHTLMLDLDSKLSETTDLKTGIVARYQDNFANPETDVRRLIPDYDKYDLGAYAIVDHRLNDKWLLEAGARFDYTFIDALKFYRTSFWESRNYDQLFPELVIETSGNQVLTNPELRFNNSSATVGANYFMDEDYTLSFNYSLASRAPNPSELFSEGLHHSASRIELGDLRFVSEVAHKFVVNFQREHEVFSFSVNPYVNTINNFMLIEPTGIQQTVRGNFQVWEYRQTNARLLGVDIDALYQFSKNIHYKHQFSLVKGYDLTRNLALINMPSANTQNEIVYQNSELNNVRLSIQSDFVFRQNEFPDNNFEVFIPETQTTELIDVSTPPDAYHLLNFNSSMDFKMNEKSSLTLGFAMTNITNTRYRNYLNRLRYYADDLGRNFLLNIKINY comes from the coding sequence ATGCGTATTTACACTTTGTTGCTTCTGTTAATTTGCAGTGCAACCGCCATTTCACAAAATTGCAACAATACCCTTTCAGGAAAAGTTATCGACCTTCACGACGGTACTATACTCGTTGGAGCTACCTTAATTGTAGCCGGAACTGAGCAAATGGTCATCACCGATCTAGAAGGGAATTTCACGATTCCCAACTTGTGCAATCTAAGCTATAATATTCAAATATCACATCCCTATTGTTTAACCAAAGTATTGAATATTAAAATAGATGGCGATACTAGCAAAACTATTTATTTAGAACACCATATAGAGGAATTAAACGAAATTATTGTTAAAGGCCTATCCATTACTAAAAAGCTAAATACCATTATTGAGAAAAATATTTCTCAAGAAGATTTAGAACGCTATAGTAGTGGCTCCTTAGGTGATGCCATAAATAGTTTGTCGGGAGTATCCTCCTTAAACACCGGAAATACCGTTGTAAAACCCATGATAAACGGATTACATAGTAGCCGTGTCATTGTTATCAATAACGGAGTTCAAATGGAAGATCAAGAATGGGGTTCAGAACATGCACCGAATCTAGATATTAATGCTATCGGAAGCATTTCTGTCATTAAAGGGGCTGGGGCCTTGCAATACAGTGGTGACGCTATTGGTGGTGTTATTGTTGCAGAAGCCGCTAAAGTGCCTGTAAAAGATAGCCTTTTTGGAAAAACATTAATGACAGTTGCTACGAACGGTCGTGGTGGTTCTCTAAGCTCACAACTCACCAAAAGTTATGAAAACGGTTGGTATGGCACTGCGCAAGCAACCCTAAAACGCTTTGGCGATTTTGAAACTCCCGATTACGTGCTAAGCAACACGGGGATTTATGAGACCAATGCTTCTTTTCGGGTGGGTTTTAACCAGTTTAAATATGGTTTTGAAGCTTTATATTCAGTTTTTAAAAATGATATAGGAATATTAAGAGCATCTCACTTGGGAGGCGCGGAGGACCAATTTAGAGCCATAAATAGCGACAGACCTTTGATTATTAATGACTTTACCTACGACCTTAATGAACCAAGGCAGGAGGTTACCCATCATTTAGCGCGCTTAAAAGCATTTAAAAGGTTTAACGGATTAGGGAAACTTAGTTTGCAATACGATTTTCAGCAAAATAATCGCTTAGAATTCGATGTGCGTCGGGGTGACAATAGCGGGGAAGCTTCTCTAGATTTGGCATTGAGTACGCACACACTTATGCTTGATTTAGATAGTAAATTATCTGAAACTACAGACCTAAAAACAGGGATAGTGGCTAGATATCAAGATAATTTTGCGAATCCAGAAACTGATGTAAGAAGGTTAATCCCTGATTATGATAAATATGATTTGGGTGCTTATGCTATTGTTGATCATCGTTTAAACGACAAATGGTTGCTCGAAGCTGGTGCACGATTCGATTACACCTTTATCGATGCTTTAAAATTTTACAGAACCTCGTTTTGGGAATCACGTAATTACGATCAACTATTTCCAGAATTGGTGATTGAAACTTCAGGCAACCAAGTATTAACTAATCCGGAGTTGCGTTTTAATAATAGTTCAGCCACAGTGGGTGCTAATTATTTTATGGATGAAGACTACACACTAAGCTTCAATTATTCGTTGGCGTCTCGTGCTCCAAATCCGTCTGAGCTTTTTAGTGAAGGCTTGCATCACTCTGCCTCTCGGATCGAGTTGGGCGATTTGCGTTTTGTATCAGAAGTTGCCCATAAATTTGTGGTAAATTTTCAGCGTGAACATGAGGTTTTTAGTTTTTCTGTAAATCCGTATGTAAATACTATAAATAACTTTATGTTGATTGAGCCCACTGGTATTCAACAAACGGTTCGTGGTAATTTTCAAGTTTGGGAATACCGCCAAACCAATGCGCGATTGCTAGGCGTAGATATTGATGCACTGTACCAATTTTCGAAAAACATACATTACAAGCATCAATTTTCATTGGTCAAAGGCTACGATCTCACTAGAAATTTGGCCTTAATAAATATGCCCTCAGCAAATACACAGAATGAAATTGTTTATCAAAATTCAGAGCTAAACAATGTAAGACTAAGCATACAAAGCGATTTTGTTTTTAGACAAAATGAATTTCCAGATAATAATTTTGAAGTTTTTATTCCGGAAACACAAACTACAGAGCTTATTGATGTAAGTACGCCACCCGATGCGTACCATCTACTTAATTTCAACTCGAGTATGGATTTTAAAATGAACGAAAAATCGAGCTTGACTCTTGGGTTTGCCATGACCAATATAACAAATACACGATATCGAAATTACTTAAATCGTCTGCGGTATTACGCAGATGATTTAGGTCGTAATTTTTTACTTAACATAAAAATCAATTATTAA
- a CDS encoding FMN-binding negative transcriptional regulator translates to MYIPQHYKQTKLAEIKDFLIQNSFGILINQVNNKPWATHIPIELDTDENGKDILVGHISRANPQASYFDDEGDVLCIFNGPHSYISSSWYKEEEVPTWNYIAVHIYGKLTVISEEEVMASLHKLVEKYERNSKNPISLHDMSHETLQQVKGVVGFKISIDSIQATYKLSQTRAEDHPKIISELEDTKSASACAIAQAMKQYQ, encoded by the coding sequence ATGTATATCCCGCAACACTACAAACAAACTAAACTAGCTGAAATAAAAGATTTTTTGATTCAAAATAGTTTTGGTATTCTAATCAACCAAGTGAACAATAAACCATGGGCAACGCATATTCCGATAGAATTAGATACTGACGAAAACGGCAAGGATATTTTAGTTGGGCATATTTCAAGAGCCAATCCCCAAGCTTCATATTTTGATGATGAAGGTGACGTACTATGTATTTTTAACGGCCCGCATTCGTATATTTCCTCATCGTGGTACAAAGAAGAAGAAGTACCTACTTGGAACTATATTGCCGTACATATTTACGGAAAGTTGACGGTTATTAGTGAAGAAGAAGTGATGGCATCACTCCATAAATTAGTCGAAAAATATGAGAGGAATTCAAAAAATCCTATTTCACTACATGACATGTCTCATGAAACTTTACAACAAGTTAAAGGTGTTGTTGGTTTTAAAATTTCGATAGATAGCATACAAGCTACCTATAAATTATCCCAAACAAGAGCTGAAGATCACCCAAAAATTATCAGTGAACTTGAAGACACAAAATCAGCATCTGCTTGTGCTATTGCTCAAGCTATGAAACAATACCAGTAA
- a CDS encoding metallophosphoesterase codes for MIHFKIFSKPFILIGIIFLFLSCSDAENKTKEPDPEMIKPVSFTVIGDVPYGDTQRDGLIAMVNTHNTITSSQFVVHVGDIKRGADPCNEAVYADVSSILKTFTTPTFMLLGDNEYNDCSDPIEALGYWKRYFLKFNENWTFDQNITYQVARTENFSWVQEKILFIGLNIVGSSVHDQAEWTERLTDNVNFLNTQIEANKNNIEAIVVMAHANMVEAGAAKFEPFTIPFRAAAASFEKPILFLQGDGHFWFRNKPWDEKNITRVQIDGGNKAVQVTVDARKSDPFSFDRTFLD; via the coding sequence ATGATACACTTTAAAATTTTTAGTAAGCCGTTTATTTTAATAGGCATTATTTTTCTCTTTTTGTCCTGTTCGGATGCTGAGAACAAGACCAAAGAGCCAGATCCAGAAATGATAAAGCCAGTTAGCTTTACTGTCATTGGAGATGTACCTTACGGCGATACCCAAAGAGATGGACTTATAGCTATGGTGAATACCCATAATACGATCACTAGTTCACAATTTGTAGTCCATGTTGGCGACATTAAAAGGGGAGCTGATCCTTGTAATGAAGCTGTTTATGCCGATGTTAGTAGTATTCTAAAAACCTTTACAACACCCACGTTTATGCTGTTGGGAGACAATGAATATAATGACTGTTCCGACCCTATAGAAGCCTTAGGCTACTGGAAACGCTATTTTCTAAAATTTAATGAAAATTGGACTTTCGATCAAAACATAACCTACCAAGTGGCACGAACTGAAAATTTTAGTTGGGTGCAAGAAAAAATACTTTTTATTGGGTTAAACATCGTAGGAAGTAGTGTTCATGATCAGGCAGAGTGGACCGAAAGATTAACTGATAATGTCAATTTTTTAAATACTCAAATCGAAGCCAACAAAAATAATATTGAAGCCATTGTCGTCATGGCCCATGCCAATATGGTAGAGGCTGGTGCTGCAAAATTTGAACCCTTCACCATTCCTTTTAGAGCTGCAGCTGCTTCGTTCGAAAAACCAATTTTATTTTTGCAAGGTGACGGGCATTTTTGGTTTAGAAATAAGCCTTGGGATGAAAAAAACATCACCAGGGTTCAGATAGATGGTGGCAACAAAGCAGTACAAGTAACCGTTGATGCTCGTAAAAGCGATCCTTTTTCTTTTGATAGAACTTTCTTAGATTAG
- a CDS encoding DUF2141 domain-containing protein, translated as MKNLAIYTAFLFLTSFGFSQEAQGQNITVTIDNVLSNEGKVLLSLHTTDTFMKGPGIQNLESTIIDGKVSFTFKNVAIGEYAIMALHDANDNKQMDFETNGMPKENYGMSGNEMSFGPPSFGDAKFEVKDEDLSFIIRF; from the coding sequence ATGAAAAATTTAGCAATTTACACCGCATTTTTATTTTTAACGAGTTTTGGCTTTTCGCAAGAAGCACAAGGACAGAACATTACAGTAACCATTGATAACGTTCTGAGTAATGAAGGTAAAGTATTACTTTCATTGCACACAACTGATACCTTTATGAAAGGACCAGGAATTCAAAATTTAGAAAGTACTATTATAGATGGTAAAGTTAGCTTTACTTTCAAGAATGTTGCCATAGGAGAATACGCCATTATGGCTTTACATGATGCCAATGACAACAAGCAAATGGATTTTGAAACCAATGGAATGCCTAAAGAAAACTACGGCATGTCAGGAAATGAAATGTCTTTTGGACCTCCAAGTTTTGGAGATGCAAAATTTGAAGTTAAAGACGAAGATCTATCGTTTATCATTCGATTTTAA
- a CDS encoding LysR substrate-binding domain-containing protein yields the protein MTITQLQYVLAVAEYKNFTLAAEKSFVTQPTLSMQVQKLEDELDILIFDRSKKPIAITEVGKKIVAQAKNIVNEANRIKDIVDQEKGFIGGEFVLGIIPTVMPTLLPMFLDTFIKKYPKVNLIIKEQNTDDLIRNIQDGHIDAAIAVTPLEIEFIKERPLYYEPFVGYIPKNHRLGNSSKIDVSDLDINDVLLLQDGHCFRDGVLNLCNTSKVAHREQFQIQSGSFETLINLVNEGMGMTLLPYLNTLGLSETKKENLKYFNTPSPAREVSIIYHKSELKIQITEAIKEVISSIVRGAITFQDVKIISPITNTKK from the coding sequence ATGACAATTACCCAATTACAATATGTTCTTGCTGTTGCTGAGTATAAAAATTTTACTTTAGCTGCCGAAAAAAGTTTTGTAACACAACCCACCTTAAGTATGCAAGTTCAGAAGTTAGAGGATGAATTAGACATTCTTATTTTTGATCGGAGCAAAAAGCCCATTGCTATTACCGAAGTTGGTAAAAAAATTGTTGCACAAGCTAAAAATATTGTCAATGAAGCCAATAGAATAAAAGATATTGTCGATCAAGAAAAGGGGTTTATCGGTGGCGAATTTGTTCTAGGAATTATCCCTACGGTTATGCCCACGTTATTGCCTATGTTTTTAGATACATTTATCAAAAAATACCCCAAGGTAAATCTAATTATCAAAGAGCAAAATACAGACGATTTAATTCGGAATATTCAAGATGGCCATATTGATGCTGCCATTGCCGTAACTCCTTTAGAAATTGAATTTATCAAAGAACGCCCACTTTATTATGAACCTTTTGTAGGGTACATTCCTAAAAATCATCGTTTAGGGAATTCCTCAAAAATTGATGTAAGTGATTTGGATATCAATGACGTATTACTGCTACAAGACGGACATTGCTTTAGAGATGGAGTGTTAAATTTATGTAATACCTCTAAAGTAGCTCATAGAGAACAATTTCAGATACAAAGTGGAAGTTTCGAAACCTTAATTAATTTGGTCAATGAAGGTATGGGGATGACGCTTTTGCCCTATCTAAATACTTTAGGCTTAAGTGAAACCAAAAAAGAAAATTTGAAATATTTTAACACCCCATCACCCGCAAGAGAGGTAAGTATTATCTACCATAAAAGTGAATTAAAAATTCAAATTACAGAAGCTATTAAAGAAGTAATTTCAAGTATCGTTCGTGGAGCGATTACTTTTCAAGATGTTAAAATCATAAGTCCGATTACCAACACAAAAAAATAA
- a CDS encoding D-alanyl-D-alanine carboxypeptidase/D-alanyl-D-alanine-endopeptidase, whose product MRKFIVIVLLLSTLSSCTTTKKQYIKKQTAKILNDAVFENQFLGVMVYDPVKKDTLISLNSHKYFLPASTTKIFTLYTALRSLPDKIPALKYRAIKDTLYIQGTGDPTFLHPYFQDSTTLSFLKNYKNIALILNNFESERYGPGWAWEDYEFYFQPERNAFPMYGNVVSITKADTIKITPDYFKNNVIDLSHTKSRADYSNTFYTNFAKKDSIEIPFITDTTLTKNLLEQVLDKKVSIANQFPMGEKSILYSVSSDSVYKRMMEVSDNFLAEQLLVLSSATLSDTLNVEMAQKNILQQQLIGLSEQPRWVDGSGLSRYNLFSPASFIQILDKMYTEEPKERLFNLFPVRGKLTVAEGLDGEGVPYIYAKSGSFGNNYNLSGYLLTNSGKVLIFSFMNNHYRASTEEIKKRMYAFFENLRDHY is encoded by the coding sequence ATGAGAAAATTTATTGTTATCGTATTGTTATTGAGTACTTTATCAAGCTGCACAACTACAAAAAAACAGTATATAAAGAAGCAAACTGCAAAGATTTTAAACGATGCTGTTTTCGAAAATCAATTTTTAGGTGTCATGGTCTATGATCCCGTAAAAAAGGACACCTTGATAAGCCTTAATAGCCACAAGTATTTTTTACCAGCTAGTACTACTAAAATTTTTACCTTGTACACAGCCCTGCGATCCTTACCTGACAAAATTCCCGCTTTAAAATATAGGGCTATTAAGGATACTCTGTATATTCAAGGCACTGGCGATCCAACATTTTTACATCCCTATTTTCAAGATAGTACTACCCTATCATTTCTAAAAAATTACAAAAACATCGCACTTATTTTAAATAATTTTGAATCAGAACGCTATGGCCCTGGATGGGCTTGGGAAGACTATGAATTTTATTTTCAACCAGAGCGCAATGCCTTTCCTATGTATGGTAATGTGGTATCTATAACCAAAGCCGATACGATAAAGATAACTCCCGACTACTTCAAAAATAATGTCATAGACCTAAGCCATACCAAAAGCAGAGCCGATTATAGCAATACCTTTTATACTAATTTTGCTAAAAAAGACAGCATCGAAATACCCTTTATAACAGATACTACCCTTACAAAAAACCTTTTAGAACAGGTATTAGATAAAAAAGTTAGTATTGCAAACCAATTTCCTATGGGAGAAAAAAGCATCTTATACAGTGTGTCCTCAGATTCGGTTTACAAAAGAATGATGGAGGTAAGTGATAATTTTTTAGCAGAGCAATTATTGGTACTATCGAGTGCTACCTTATCGGATACCTTAAATGTTGAAATGGCTCAAAAAAATATCCTTCAACAGCAATTAATTGGTTTATCCGAGCAACCTAGATGGGTTGATGGTTCTGGATTATCACGATACAATCTGTTTTCTCCTGCATCATTTATTCAAATTTTAGATAAAATGTATACCGAAGAACCCAAAGAACGCTTGTTTAATTTGTTTCCTGTGCGGGGGAAATTGACAGTAGCTGAAGGTTTAGATGGGGAAGGAGTTCCCTATATCTATGCTAAATCAGGTTCTTTTGGGAACAATTACAATCTAAGTGGGTACTTGCTCACCAACTCAGGCAAGGTATTGATTTTTAGTTTTATGAATAATCATTACAGAGCATCTACAGAAGAAATAAAAAAAAGGATGTACGCTTTTTTTGAAAACCTAAGAGATCATTACTAA
- a CDS encoding TIGR00266 family protein, giving the protein MNAHEIDYQIFGEEMQFVEIELDPQEAVVAEAGSFMMMDTDIVMDTIFGDGSNQDKGVLGKFFSAGKRLLTGESLFMTAFLNSGRLKRKISFASPYPGKILAVDLSEIQGKFICQKDSFLCAAKGVAIGIEFSKRLGRGLFGGEGFIMQKLEGDGLAFIHAGGTLAVKQLKAGEVLKVDTGCIVGFTQTVDYDIEFVGGIKNSIFGGEGLFFATLRGPGTVYIQSLPFSRLAGRVLASIPNGGKDKGEGSVLGKLGNLLDGDNRF; this is encoded by the coding sequence ATGAACGCACACGAAATTGACTATCAAATTTTTGGAGAAGAAATGCAGTTTGTAGAGATAGAACTAGACCCTCAAGAAGCAGTTGTTGCCGAAGCAGGTAGCTTTATGATGATGGATACGGATATTGTTATGGATACTATTTTTGGTGATGGTTCTAATCAAGACAAAGGAGTTTTGGGGAAATTTTTTTCTGCAGGAAAACGATTATTAACTGGGGAGAGTCTGTTTATGACTGCCTTCTTAAATTCTGGACGATTGAAGCGAAAAATTAGTTTTGCATCTCCGTATCCCGGAAAAATTCTAGCCGTTGATTTATCGGAGATACAGGGAAAATTTATATGTCAGAAAGATTCTTTTCTATGCGCGGCTAAAGGCGTTGCTATTGGTATAGAGTTTTCAAAACGCTTAGGGCGTGGTTTATTTGGTGGAGAAGGCTTTATCATGCAAAAACTCGAAGGTGATGGTTTGGCTTTTATTCATGCAGGGGGTACCTTAGCTGTAAAACAACTAAAGGCAGGTGAAGTTTTAAAAGTAGATACAGGATGTATTGTTGGGTTTACACAAACCGTCGATTATGATATCGAGTTTGTTGGAGGTATAAAAAACTCAATTTTTGGTGGAGAAGGTCTGTTTTTCGCCACATTACGCGGCCCAGGTACGGTGTATATACAATCATTACCGTTTAGTAGACTGGCAGGTAGAGTTTTGGCATCGATACCTAATGGCGGAAAAGATAAAGGAGAGGGAAGTGTCTTAGGGAAGTTAGGGAACCTGCTGGATGGAGATAATAGGTTTTAA
- a CDS encoding DUF4442 domain-containing protein, which produces MAVSASKFNMFAFFKLPSAWWCGVRLRHIERSKAVVTVKHRWVNQNPFNSMFWAVQGMAAELSTGAMMIDQIKESGHHISMLVAHNNASFSKKARGKITFTCEDGDLIKGAIDTAVATGEGQTIWMKSVGVNADGVVVSTFNFEWTIRLKQ; this is translated from the coding sequence ATGGCAGTATCCGCAAGTAAGTTTAACATGTTTGCATTTTTTAAATTACCATCGGCATGGTGGTGTGGCGTGCGTTTACGGCATATTGAAAGAAGTAAAGCGGTAGTTACCGTAAAGCATCGTTGGGTGAATCAGAATCCTTTTAATTCTATGTTTTGGGCCGTACAAGGTATGGCGGCCGAATTAAGTACTGGAGCTATGATGATTGATCAAATTAAAGAAAGTGGTCATCATATATCTATGCTTGTGGCCCATAATAATGCTAGTTTTTCTAAAAAAGCAAGGGGTAAAATTACCTTTACCTGCGAAGATGGTGATTTAATAAAAGGGGCTATTGATACAGCGGTAGCAACAGGCGAAGGGCAAACCATTTGGATGAAATCAGTAGGCGTAAATGCGGATGGAGTCGTGGTATCTACCTTTAACTTTGAGTGGACCATACGCCTAAAACAATAA
- a CDS encoding DUF4870 domain-containing protein, which translates to MTDTLSKHEKNLSALLHASTFSKFFFPFGNFIVPLVLWTANKNEYRFVDYNGKQVLNFQLSLLLYAIVLGLISVPLFIGFLPNIFEFGNFSFGNLNDFNRFNFHFNSDAFRFGSWLIPLGITGLLHTALFVLNIVYTILGVIKTNEGEKFSYPLTIKFIK; encoded by the coding sequence ATGACAGATACATTATCAAAACACGAGAAAAATTTATCCGCATTACTACATGCTTCTACGTTTTCAAAATTCTTTTTCCCTTTTGGAAACTTTATTGTGCCTTTAGTTTTATGGACAGCCAATAAAAATGAATACCGTTTTGTAGACTATAATGGAAAGCAGGTTTTGAACTTTCAGCTAAGTTTATTGCTCTATGCTATAGTACTCGGCCTAATTAGTGTTCCATTATTTATCGGGTTTCTGCCGAATATCTTTGAATTTGGAAACTTTTCATTTGGAAATTTAAATGATTTTAATCGCTTTAATTTTCATTTTAATAGTGATGCCTTCCGATTTGGGAGCTGGCTAATTCCACTAGGGATCACCGGATTATTACACACTGCCTTATTTGTACTAAATATTGTGTATACTATTCTCGGGGTCATCAAAACAAATGAAGGAGAAAAATTTTCCTATCCCTTAACCATTAAATTTATAAAGTAA
- a CDS encoding PadR family transcriptional regulator, whose amino-acid sequence MNVENTKAQMRKGVLEYCILSILNGEDKYASEILETLKNAKMLVVEGTIYPLLTRLKNAGLLNYRWEESTSGPPRKYYTLTETGKLFLKELDSTWDELRSATNLVTNNKNN is encoded by the coding sequence ATGAATGTAGAAAATACAAAAGCGCAAATGCGTAAAGGAGTTTTAGAATACTGCATCCTCTCCATTTTAAATGGAGAAGATAAGTATGCTTCTGAAATTCTAGAAACCTTAAAAAATGCAAAAATGCTAGTCGTAGAAGGCACTATTTACCCCTTACTGACACGATTAAAAAATGCGGGATTATTAAATTACAGATGGGAAGAGTCTACCTCCGGCCCACCGAGAAAGTATTACACCTTAACAGAAACAGGTAAACTATTCTTAAAAGAGCTCGATTCCACTTGGGATGAATTAAGAAGTGCAACAAATTTGGTAACCAACAACAAAAACAACTAA